The Pristiophorus japonicus isolate sPriJap1 chromosome 13, sPriJap1.hap1, whole genome shotgun sequence genome contains the following window.
caagggttaaagtgctggttcctgcaccgacccataaggaggtaaaaggcctctcttcggccttgtaccaaggctccagaagttattgattcaataatattctgacaggatacgatgtgagaacctaaacagacattgaaaagaccttgtgaagaggctcgaggcagactcaccggcatcaaggagaatcaacaaattctgacctaatgaagtcattctagtcacggcctaaggtgatcACGAGGGttgtggcctgtcaatccaaagtagcattgATAAGGTAATTCAATGAGAGAAGTAGTATTGATAAGATAGttcaattagagatcgagggaggtcttgcccgggaacgaaggggtttttgaaatgtataaaagttggatTATTTtgatgttcggagagcatctccactcacaggcggctgtgatgagaggtgttcccggacattTGTAATTAAAGATCATTGTacattgccatccgtctctgtctgctaacttcgagaactgctaCGCGGGTTGGGGCAAACGTCGACCCCctatatcagggggcccactcGGGGAGGAGAAGGCTTCCCGTTTTCCCCTcacacactcatccaggcaagtggagattattccattgcactcctgacttgtgccttgtaaatggtggaaaggctttggagagtcaggagttgagacagtCACCGCAGAattacctgctcttgttgccacgatatgtggctggtccagttaagtttctggtcaatggtgacacgcaGAAGGAAGATGGTGGGGGAATCAGCATCGGCAATGTTATTTAATACAGGGAGGTGGTTAGCCAttcatttgttggagatggtcattgccaagcacttgtgtggtgcgaatggtaCTTGCCATTTAGCAGCCcgtgcctgaatgtcatccaggtcttgttacaTGCTGTCATGGACTACTTCATGTTCTGATAATCTgttaatggaactggacactgtgccatgagcagcgaacatccccacttctgaacttatgatggagggaaggtcattgatttaGCAGCTAATAATTTAAACTGGGTCGCCCATCTCTGTCAGTCAGGTCCGCATTGACAGACACGCCTGGGGCAAAGGTATGTGGGAGCGGGATAATGGTGGGTTCCCAACCTGCTCACAAACACAACAACTTTCCCACACGACTTGCTGCCAATCGAGCCGCAACCACCCGGGAAAATGCTGGCCATAGTCTTTGTTTTATTTCATAGTCATTGCTTTGCTAATGAAGAGTCAAGCTGGGAATGCTGCTCACCAATTCTTCACAACCGTGTCAGTCAGCGTTAACTGAACTCCATCAAAGTTATTATTGGATTAGCTTTAATATGGCACATGATTATAATTGTTTCAGTATGTTTTGCGATCCCAGAAACAAGCCGGGACGGGATTAATAGGATGGAATGTGAAACAAAATAAGTTTGAGTTCAGGAAAGTGGTCAGCTCTCACTGTTAGGTAACTAACTGGACAATCAGAACAAAGGGGTAAGTgaacacattcttcaactcctctctgacttTGCTCTGGGTCACAACGTAAATACAAGTGTTGCTGCAGGAACTGAGGAGTTGTAGCATTGGCCCAATGTATGCAATGACGAATGGAAGGCGATCTTTGACGAATGGAAGGCGGTCAAAAATGTAATTTAATGTAACTCGTTCGTGGATGGTGTACACAGCTTGTGTcatccacagcagtatgaagcttgcAGATATACTGAAGAGCAGGATGATTGACTTCCTGCGATTCTCCATCTCTGCATCCTTGTGATTCTCCCGATCACCGTTCCCCcgcagtctcctgcgggctctactCGCCAATAAAATATATCTGACAGTCAGGCCATTGAGGAGCATAATCAGAACGAACGGGAGCAGTGGGGTTGTCACACGATGTAAGAAGTCAAATGCTTTCCACAGGGGTGAGCTATAGTAGCTGAACTTCACCATGCAGAACAATGGTATGAAAAAGAAATACACAACTTCATATCGAAAATACCAAGGGATGTTCTTCAAAGAGCTCAGCACACATATTGTTGCGATTACTACCAACGCAGTTCTCcaagtgcaatatttagttttcagcttctggcaacaaatggccacaaatcgatcaaaggtgaaagcgactgtgaaccagacagaacagtctgtggcagcATGAGTGAGGCAGTCAATGAGACCGCAGAGGGTAAGGTTTTTAGTGAATGGGTCCGTGGTATAAAGGGGGATAATCTGCTTCAGTATCACGTCAGTGAGAATAACACTTAGATCAGCTGACGCCATCGCCACCAGGTAACAGGTGATACATCCGGATAGACCACACCTTCCTCGGGACAAGATCAGGATCACCAACAGGTTAACTGTGAGAAATCACAACAAAAATATCAGATAATACTCATCAAACTGGCAACACAGATTGGACATGATTTTGAGTGGAATTTCTCGTGTTCATACTGCATTCAGCAAATAGAAATTGATCCCCAGACCTGGAGCGTGCTATTAAATTGAGActgatcaatggaactggacagtgTATTCGAGTGGAGGGTGATCTCTGGACATGAACAGTGCTACCAATTGGAGATTGATACCAGACTGGGGTAGTGCTGTCAAATGGTGAAAGATCTATCGACTTGGGCAGTGCTACCAAATATAAACTAATCAAGGAAACTGGACAGAGCTAACAAATGGAATCTGATCTCCTGAGCCAGACATTCTGATCAATTGACGATTGATCGATAGACAGGGACAGTGCCAACAAATGGAGACAAATCCAAGTACTTGAGCAGTGATAGCTAATAGAGAACGATCTATAGACCTGGTTAGTgtaaacaattggagaatgatctataaaCTAGTAAGTGATAACAATTAGTGAATGACCGACAGACCTGGTTAGTATAACCATTTCAAGAAGGACCTATCGACCTTTTTTGAGTTAACAACTGTAGAATGTGCGACGGATCTGGttagtgttaacaattggagaatgagctATAAACCTGGttagtgttaacaattggagaatgatctataaacctggttagtgttaacaattggagaaagATCTATGCACTTGGCTAATGTTAACTATTGTATTATAATCTATACACCGGGTTAATGTTAACAATTGGAAATTGATGTACAGACATGATTAGTATTAACAATTGGAGAAAGATCTATGGACCTGTCTAGTGCTAACGATTGGAGAATGATCGATGGTCCTGGTTAGTTCTCACAATTGGAGAAAGATCGATACACCTGGTTAGTGCTACGAATTGGAGAATAAACGAAGGACATGGTTAATGTTAACATTTGGATAATGATCTGTAGTCCGAGTAAGagctaacaattggagaataatCTAAAGACCTGGTTAGTGTCAGCAATTGGAGAATTATCCAGAGATTTGGTTATTGCTAACAATTGGAAACTGATCTATGGATCTACTGAGTGCTAAATTTGGAGAATGGAGCTCACACGTGGTTAGtgataacaattggagaatgatccatGGACCAGGATGGTGCTACCTATTAGAGAATGATCGATTAGACATGGTttgtgctaacaattggagaaagaGCTATCGACTAGTTAGTTGCAACAACTGGAGAATGATCAATAGACCTGGTTattgttaacaattggagaatgatctatcgaATTGCTTAGTTCTAACGTTTGTGTGgacataaaatggaagcccacagattgccaacaTGGGCTAAGATTTGGAAGAAACAAAATAAAAGctcccagagctgccgcatgggttttctctattggaaagccatttaaaccaatcagagatggctgagtcagaccagacagccacatgtgtgaggagagccaataagaagcTGTCCTGGATCGAAAATCCAATCAGGATGCATTCTGAGGAtgatggccttgaggaatataaaaaacgcaagccaggaagttttctctctcttctctccctgctggacacatggcaaaattctaaaggggcaaagtgtgttaaaaaaacaaggctgaag
Protein-coding sequences here:
- the LOC139278136 gene encoding probable G-protein coupled receptor 139 is translated as MASADLSVILTDVILKQIIPLYTTDPFTKNLTLCGLIDCLTHAATDCSVWFTVAFTFDRFVAICCQKLKTKYCTWRTALVVIATICVLSSLKNIPWYFRYEVVYFFFIPLFCMVKFSYYSSPLWKAFDFLHRVTTPLLPFVLIMLLNGLTVRYILLASRARRRLRGNGDRENHKDAEMENRRKSIILLFSISASFILLWMTQAVYTIHERVTLNYIFDRLPFVKDRLPFVIAYIGPMLQLLSSCSNTCIYVVTQSKVREELKNVFTYPFVLIVQLVT